A genomic stretch from Georgenia muralis includes:
- a CDS encoding carbohydrate ABC transporter permease — MAVLATSLRADRRQRRSAWRRRDAATGLLFVSPAVLGSLAFVIAPLVAVVWYSLHEWNVLAATFTFEGAANYERMLADKALHASLAASGWFSLGLVVLNISLALGLAVLLNQRLPGTTFFRVAFFSPVVVSLVAWTIVWGFLLQVDGGINSALGAVGIDGPNWLRGNVTAMVAVVVVQVFKNVGLNMILFLSALQSVPEEIQEAATLDGAGPWRRFVSITMPMISPTILLVSILTIVGSLETFALIDVLTQGGPGNSTTVLVYYLYRQAFEFNEFGYASAIAVLLFAIVLALTLLQWQTRKRWVFHEV, encoded by the coding sequence ATGGCGGTCCTGGCCACCAGCCTCCGGGCGGACCGGCGTCAGCGCCGGTCCGCCTGGCGGCGCCGCGACGCCGCTACCGGGCTGCTCTTCGTCAGCCCGGCGGTCCTCGGCTCGCTCGCCTTCGTCATCGCGCCCCTCGTGGCGGTGGTCTGGTACAGCCTCCACGAGTGGAACGTCCTCGCCGCGACCTTCACCTTCGAAGGTGCGGCCAACTACGAGCGCATGCTCGCCGACAAGGCCCTGCACGCCTCGCTCGCCGCGAGCGGCTGGTTCTCCCTCGGCCTGGTGGTGCTCAACATCTCCCTGGCGCTCGGGCTCGCCGTCCTGCTCAACCAGCGCCTGCCCGGCACCACGTTCTTCCGGGTCGCGTTCTTCTCCCCCGTGGTCGTCTCGCTCGTGGCGTGGACGATCGTGTGGGGGTTCCTCCTGCAGGTCGACGGCGGCATCAACTCCGCCCTCGGCGCGGTCGGGATCGACGGCCCGAACTGGCTGCGCGGCAACGTCACGGCGATGGTCGCCGTCGTCGTCGTCCAGGTGTTCAAGAACGTCGGCCTCAACATGATCCTGTTCCTCTCGGCCCTGCAGTCGGTGCCGGAGGAGATTCAGGAGGCGGCCACGCTCGACGGCGCCGGCCCGTGGCGGCGGTTCGTCTCGATCACGATGCCGATGATCAGCCCGACCATCCTGCTCGTCTCGATCCTCACCATCGTCGGCTCGCTGGAGACCTTCGCCCTCATCGACGTCCTCACCCAGGGCGGCCCGGGCAACTCCACGACGGTGCTCGTGTACTACCTCTACCGGCAGGCGTTCGAGTTCAACGAGTTCGGCTACGCCAGCGCGATCGCGGTGCTGCTCTTCGCGATCGTCCTCGCCCTGACGCTGCTGCAGTGGCAGACCCGAAAGCGGTGGGTGTTCCATGAAGTCTGA
- a CDS encoding carbohydrate ABC transporter permease: MKSDQTVAPERPAATPPPPGPAPEPVSSAQAPRRRPRRPGRWVLVAVMAVLSVPFLFPTWWMATSSMKTASEILRVPPTVWPAAPSLEPYVQVFALQPFAQQYWNSLYIAAVVTIGTILVASLAGYAFARIQFPGANLLFILVLVGLLIPTEVTIVPLFRMVNSLGLIDTHWPLVVIPILGAPSVLATFIMRQFFLGLPHELEEAGRMDGLSRWGIFWRIAFPLARPAIAAVAIFTFLKSWNMYLEPIVYLSSRENFTLPQALTQYVDAYGGPIWNVQLAATTLTVIPVLVVFVVAQRHFIQGLAQTGLKG, encoded by the coding sequence ATGAAGTCTGACCAGACCGTCGCCCCCGAGCGGCCCGCGGCCACCCCGCCGCCGCCCGGCCCGGCGCCCGAGCCCGTCAGCTCCGCGCAGGCCCCCCGGCGCCGCCCGCGCCGGCCCGGCCGGTGGGTCCTCGTGGCCGTCATGGCCGTGCTCTCGGTGCCGTTCCTCTTCCCCACGTGGTGGATGGCCACGTCGTCCATGAAGACGGCGAGCGAGATCCTCCGCGTGCCGCCGACCGTCTGGCCGGCCGCGCCCTCGCTCGAGCCGTACGTCCAGGTCTTCGCGCTACAGCCGTTCGCCCAGCAGTACTGGAACTCGCTCTACATCGCCGCGGTCGTCACGATCGGGACGATCCTCGTGGCCTCGCTCGCCGGGTACGCCTTCGCGCGGATCCAGTTCCCGGGGGCGAACCTCCTGTTCATCCTCGTGCTCGTCGGGCTGCTCATCCCCACCGAGGTGACGATCGTCCCGCTGTTCCGGATGGTGAACTCGCTCGGGCTCATCGACACCCACTGGCCGCTCGTCGTCATCCCCATCCTCGGGGCGCCGAGCGTGCTGGCCACGTTCATCATGCGCCAGTTCTTCCTCGGCCTGCCGCACGAGCTGGAGGAGGCCGGCCGGATGGACGGCCTGAGCCGGTGGGGGATCTTCTGGCGCATCGCCTTCCCGCTGGCCCGCCCGGCCATCGCCGCGGTCGCGATCTTCACCTTCCTCAAGTCCTGGAACATGTACCTCGAGCCGATCGTGTACCTCTCCAGCCGGGAGAACTTCACCCTCCCCCAGGCGCTGACCCAGTACGTCGACGCCTACGGCGGGCCCATCTGGAACGTCCAGCTCGCCGCGACGACCCTCACGGTCATCCCGGTCCTGGTCGTCTTCGTCGTCGCGCAGCGCCACTTCATCCAGGGCCTCGCCCAGACCGGCCTCAAGGGGTGA
- a CDS encoding S8 family peptidase — MSLRAVRGTRVAAATAALLTTIAVALAGSAGAAPAPAKAAYIVTLETDTDARGIARALQVVPRHVFTEVLDGFAADLTAGQVHALRANPHVAAVELDHVARAVEPVPTAPAEPLATATTAVTTAAAQPLPATGELWGLDRIDQAALPLDNTYGYDETGDGVTVYVIDTGIDTAHWDFGGRATNVYDVFGGTGQDENGHGTQVAGIIGGELFGVAKEVTLAGVRVLDANGDGAYSGVIAALDVVAQASAGPAVANLSLVGPYSLALNQAVTDLSDSGVAVVVAAGNTSIDVAGVSPASAPAAITVAATDRYDGRASYSNYGSAVDLYAPGTGIASATLDGNAVIASGTSMAAPHVAGVAAQYKGRFGDVTSAELASQLTASATAGAVRVSDSLISQVTPNRLLTTFAVSPPAEPAPRGFFLSDTLDGTVHTTFEFGTATDTDVYMGDWDGDGVDTPAYRRGNTFHLRNSNTAGEPDLSVAYGRVGDAVYVGDWDGNGSDTFAVRRGNAFYLSNTFAGGPADVVTRYGRVGDEVVVGDWDGDGTDTPSVRRGNTYYLKNDFSGGPADIVTRYGRTTDLVHAGDWDGDGPDTLTVQRGNQYFIKNDFTGGVADATFFLGLATDTTLVGDFDGDGRDTLGYHRP; from the coding sequence ATGAGCCTGCGCGCCGTCCGCGGGACCCGAGTTGCGGCCGCCACGGCCGCGCTCCTCACCACGATCGCCGTCGCGCTGGCCGGCAGCGCCGGCGCAGCACCGGCCCCGGCGAAGGCGGCGTACATCGTCACCCTCGAGACCGACACCGACGCCCGCGGGATCGCCCGCGCCCTCCAGGTGGTCCCCCGGCACGTCTTCACCGAGGTGCTCGACGGCTTCGCCGCCGACCTCACCGCCGGACAGGTGCACGCACTGCGGGCCAACCCTCACGTCGCCGCCGTCGAGCTCGACCACGTCGCCCGGGCCGTGGAGCCGGTGCCCACAGCACCGGCCGAGCCACTCGCCACCGCCACCACCGCCGTCACCACAGCCGCCGCGCAGCCCCTGCCCGCCACGGGCGAGCTGTGGGGCCTGGACCGCATCGACCAGGCCGCCCTGCCGCTGGACAACACCTACGGATACGACGAGACCGGGGACGGCGTGACCGTCTACGTCATCGACACCGGCATCGACACCGCCCACTGGGACTTCGGCGGCCGGGCCACCAACGTCTACGACGTGTTCGGCGGCACCGGCCAGGACGAGAACGGCCACGGCACCCAGGTGGCCGGCATCATCGGCGGCGAGCTCTTCGGGGTGGCCAAGGAGGTCACGCTCGCCGGCGTGCGGGTGCTCGACGCGAACGGCGACGGCGCCTACTCGGGTGTCATCGCCGCGCTCGACGTCGTCGCGCAGGCCTCCGCCGGCCCGGCGGTCGCCAACCTCTCCCTGGTCGGCCCGTACAGCCTCGCCCTCAACCAGGCGGTCACCGACCTGTCGGACTCCGGCGTCGCCGTCGTCGTCGCCGCCGGGAACACGAGCATCGACGTGGCCGGCGTCAGCCCGGCGTCCGCCCCGGCGGCGATCACCGTCGCGGCCACCGACCGCTACGACGGCCGAGCCTCGTACAGCAACTACGGCAGCGCCGTCGACCTCTACGCCCCGGGCACCGGCATCGCGTCGGCCACGCTCGACGGCAACGCGGTGATCGCCAGCGGGACCTCGATGGCGGCCCCGCACGTCGCCGGCGTCGCCGCGCAGTACAAGGGCCGCTTCGGTGACGTCACGTCCGCCGAGCTCGCCTCGCAGCTCACGGCCTCGGCGACGGCGGGGGCGGTCCGGGTCAGCGACTCGCTCATCAGCCAGGTCACCCCGAACCGGCTGCTCACCACGTTCGCGGTGAGCCCACCGGCCGAGCCGGCCCCGAGGGGGTTCTTCCTCTCCGACACCCTCGACGGCACCGTCCACACCACCTTCGAGTTCGGCACGGCCACGGACACCGACGTCTACATGGGCGACTGGGACGGCGACGGCGTCGACACCCCTGCGTACCGTCGCGGCAACACGTTCCACCTGCGCAACTCCAACACCGCGGGCGAGCCTGACCTCAGCGTCGCCTACGGCCGGGTCGGCGACGCCGTGTACGTCGGGGACTGGGACGGTAACGGCAGCGACACCTTCGCGGTGCGCCGGGGCAACGCCTTCTACCTGTCCAACACCTTCGCGGGCGGGCCCGCCGACGTCGTCACGCGCTACGGCCGCGTGGGCGACGAGGTGGTGGTGGGCGACTGGGACGGCGACGGCACGGACACCCCGTCGGTGCGCCGCGGCAACACCTACTACCTCAAGAACGACTTCTCCGGCGGCCCGGCCGACATCGTCACCCGGTACGGCCGCACCACCGACCTCGTCCACGCCGGTGACTGGGACGGCGACGGCCCGGACACCCTCACCGTCCAGCGGGGCAACCAGTACTTCATCAAGAACGACTTCACCGGCGGCGTCGCCGACGCCACCTTCTTCCTGGGCCTGGCCACCGACACCACGCTCGTCGGCGACTTCGACGGCGACGGCCGCGACACGCTCGGCTACCACCGTCCCTGA
- a CDS encoding helix-turn-helix domain-containing protein, which yields MGRDDDREVDPELAAAVLAYVAGEPVNVSVMSRRLGVSRKTFYKYAARYAEQGLAGFTHDSRRPRTSPSRTTQADAEAIVTARVELKASGFDYGAWAIRTHLAEHRGPTREGAGPPVPSEATINRVLAVRGLRELVPARRPRSSWTRFEREKVNSLWQMDGFDVTLADGQQVVVIHVSDDCSRKDLALHVAPSESAAAAWEAFVKASAEHGLPMELLTDNSRGSPSVNTTPSNPPSWSRSAPSSPSTSATSSPPSSPSTPTAATSSRGPNCHRCPDTPLLPMS from the coding sequence ATGGGCAGAGATGACGACCGCGAGGTCGATCCGGAACTGGCGGCGGCGGTGCTCGCCTATGTGGCCGGCGAGCCGGTCAACGTCAGCGTGATGAGCCGGCGGCTCGGCGTCTCACGCAAGACGTTCTACAAGTACGCCGCCCGGTACGCCGAGCAGGGCCTGGCCGGGTTCACGCACGACTCGCGTCGCCCGCGGACGAGCCCGAGCAGGACCACCCAGGCGGACGCCGAGGCGATCGTCACGGCCCGTGTGGAGCTCAAGGCGTCAGGGTTCGACTACGGGGCCTGGGCGATCCGGACCCACCTGGCCGAGCATCGAGGACCGACCCGCGAGGGGGCAGGGCCGCCGGTGCCGTCGGAGGCCACGATCAACCGGGTCCTGGCCGTGCGCGGGCTGCGTGAGCTGGTCCCGGCCCGGCGCCCGCGCAGCTCGTGGACGCGCTTCGAGCGCGAGAAGGTCAACAGCCTGTGGCAGATGGACGGCTTCGACGTCACCCTCGCCGACGGCCAGCAAGTGGTCGTCATCCACGTCAGCGACGACTGCTCCCGCAAGGACCTCGCCCTGCACGTCGCCCCCTCCGAGAGCGCAGCGGCGGCCTGGGAGGCGTTCGTCAAGGCCAGCGCCGAGCACGGACTGCCGATGGAGCTGTTGACCGACAACTCCCGGGGTTCTCCGTCGGTAAACACCACGCCCTCAAACCCACCGTCGTGGTCCAGGTCGGCACCGAGTTCACCTTCTACGTCGGCAACATCCTCGCCGCCGAGTTCACCCTCAACCCCAACCGCAGCTACCAGCTCAAGAGGCCCAAACTGTCACCGATGTCCTGACACACCACTGTTACCGATGTCCTGA
- a CDS encoding AGE family epimerase/isomerase produces MSTIAHSHAHGHAHAPAHAPAHAHAEPPGAEDLFPLDDLGHEARRLLAFGRAAALPGGGFAWLDVTGAPTPGMPAYLYVTGRMTHTYALAHLLGVPGAAELVDHGVNSLRTVFHDDAHGGWFTAVEAGGAADGLDGGADSTGHVVVDDRKWSYPHAFVILAAASAHLAGRPGAAELLDEALAVVEERFWDEGLGVVVEEWDASFTRLSDYRGANANMHTVEAFLAAFDATGRAVWLDRARQISERVVGVAEAHQWRLPEHYDAGFHPLLEHNREHLTDPFKPYGATVGHGFEWSRLLLQVDAGLHAAWDGDHGAADPMGSEPGTASTPSGRVDLVGAARALFDRAVADGWSVDGAPGFVYTTDWSGTPVIRQRLHWVVCEALGAAAALWHVTGEEAYAGHYRTWWEYARTTFVDTLGGSWHHELDPVNRPAATIRPGKADIYHATQAMLLPGLPLRPSMAGALVAG; encoded by the coding sequence CTGAGCACGATCGCCCACTCCCACGCCCACGGCCACGCCCACGCCCCCGCCCACGCCCCCGCCCACGCCCACGCCGAGCCCCCCGGCGCCGAGGACCTGTTCCCCCTCGACGACCTCGGCCACGAGGCCCGCCGCCTGCTGGCGTTCGGGCGGGCCGCGGCCCTGCCCGGCGGCGGTTTCGCCTGGCTCGACGTCACGGGTGCTCCGACTCCGGGCATGCCCGCCTACCTCTACGTCACGGGCCGGATGACGCACACCTACGCCCTCGCACACCTGCTCGGCGTGCCCGGCGCGGCCGAGCTCGTCGACCACGGCGTGAACTCGCTGCGCACGGTGTTCCACGACGACGCCCACGGCGGGTGGTTCACCGCGGTCGAGGCCGGCGGGGCGGCGGACGGCCTCGACGGCGGCGCTGACAGCACCGGTCACGTCGTCGTCGACGACCGGAAGTGGTCCTACCCGCACGCCTTCGTGATCCTGGCCGCGGCGAGTGCGCACCTGGCCGGGCGACCCGGCGCCGCCGAGCTCCTGGACGAGGCGCTCGCCGTCGTCGAGGAGCGGTTCTGGGACGAGGGGCTCGGCGTCGTCGTCGAGGAGTGGGACGCCTCCTTCACGCGGCTGAGCGACTACCGCGGCGCCAACGCGAACATGCACACGGTCGAGGCGTTCCTCGCCGCGTTCGACGCGACCGGCCGGGCCGTCTGGCTCGACCGCGCCCGGCAGATCAGCGAGCGGGTCGTGGGCGTGGCCGAGGCCCACCAGTGGCGGCTGCCCGAGCACTACGACGCCGGCTTTCACCCACTGCTCGAGCACAACCGCGAGCACCTCACCGACCCGTTCAAGCCCTACGGCGCCACGGTCGGGCACGGCTTCGAGTGGAGCCGGCTGCTGCTGCAGGTGGATGCGGGCCTGCACGCCGCGTGGGACGGGGACCACGGCGCCGCGGACCCGATGGGGAGCGAGCCCGGAACGGCCTCGACGCCCAGCGGTCGTGTTGACCTCGTCGGCGCCGCCCGGGCGCTGTTCGATCGCGCGGTCGCCGACGGCTGGTCGGTGGACGGTGCGCCGGGCTTCGTCTACACGACCGACTGGTCCGGGACGCCCGTCATCCGTCAGCGCCTGCACTGGGTGGTGTGCGAGGCGCTCGGCGCGGCCGCGGCGCTGTGGCACGTGACGGGGGAGGAGGCGTACGCCGGGCACTACCGGACCTGGTGGGAGTACGCGCGCACGACGTTCGTGGACACCCTCGGCGGCTCGTGGCACCACGAGCTCGACCCGGTCAACCGCCCCGCTGCGACCATCCGCCCGGGCAAGGCGGACATCTACCACGCGACGCAGGCGATGCTGCTGCCGGGCCTGCCGCTGCGGCCGTCGATGGCCGGGGCGCTGGTCGCTGGATGA
- a CDS encoding enoyl-CoA hydratase/isomerase family protein, producing the protein MGVGAAGAPDGRDAADGRVVVIGTGPVVTVMLDRPAKLNALTMAMLDDLERVLARIDADRAVRAVVLASAGDRVFCAGADIKHFKQLGATDMWRTWTRRGHQVFDRLAALRQPTIAAVDGNAYGGGLELALACDLRVLADDATVGLTEVGLGTVPGWGGTWRLRELVGPARAKELILTGRPVDADRCESWGIATALAPRASVLAAASGLAEEIASRSPVAVQMAKQAVDAGSAGAAMALEGLAGAASGGTADFTEGVTAFTERRDPSFTGS; encoded by the coding sequence GTGGGAGTGGGTGCGGCTGGTGCCCCGGACGGCCGGGACGCGGCCGACGGGCGCGTCGTCGTCATCGGCACCGGTCCGGTCGTGACCGTCATGCTCGACCGGCCCGCCAAGCTCAACGCCCTGACCATGGCGATGCTCGACGACCTCGAGCGGGTGCTCGCCCGCATCGACGCCGACCGGGCCGTGCGCGCCGTCGTCCTCGCCTCCGCCGGCGACCGCGTGTTCTGCGCGGGCGCGGACATCAAGCACTTCAAGCAGCTCGGCGCCACCGACATGTGGCGCACCTGGACCCGGCGCGGGCACCAGGTGTTCGACCGGCTCGCCGCGCTGCGCCAGCCGACGATCGCCGCCGTCGACGGCAACGCCTACGGCGGCGGGCTCGAGCTCGCCCTCGCCTGCGACCTGCGGGTCCTCGCCGACGACGCCACGGTCGGGCTCACCGAGGTGGGCCTGGGCACCGTGCCCGGCTGGGGCGGGACGTGGCGGCTGCGCGAGCTCGTCGGGCCGGCGCGGGCCAAGGAGCTCATTCTCACCGGGCGGCCGGTGGACGCCGACCGGTGCGAGAGCTGGGGGATCGCGACGGCGCTCGCGCCGCGGGCGTCGGTGCTCGCCGCGGCGTCAGGCCTGGCCGAGGAGATCGCCTCGCGCTCGCCGGTGGCGGTGCAGATGGCCAAGCAGGCGGTCGACGCCGGCTCGGCCGGTGCCGCGATGGCGCTCGAGGGCCTGGCCGGTGCGGCGAGCGGGGGAACCGCGGACTTCACCGAGGGCGTCACCGCGTTCACCGAGCGTCGCGACCCCTCGTTCACGGGGAGCTGA
- a CDS encoding acyl CoA:acetate/3-ketoacid CoA transferase encodes MRTPLVLDPDRAAALVRDGATVSVSSSSGLGCPDRVLEALGDRFTATGSPRALTSLHPIAAGDMYGIKGVDHIARPGMLRRIFAGSLPSGPSRFDPPLVRRLIESGEVEAYNIPSGVLFQMHRAAAARQPGVLTDVGRGTYADPALGGARMNAATPEFVSVERVAGADWLFYPAVPVDVAIIRATTADPLGNLSYEHEASRLGALDQAYAAHNNGGLVIAQVERQVGERLPPARVHVPGILVDVVVVVPEQMQTTQTQYDPALSGEEMRSLEQIEPLPWGPEKVIARRAARELHRDDIVNLGFGLSAGVPRVVLEAEHQDEMTWVLEQGPVGGFPLTDFAFGSALNPHAIMQSADQFTLLQGGGIDVSLLSFLEVSAAGDVNVSHLPAHSHVTAGIGGFADITAHAPVIVFSGYFTAGRGRELVVGDGRLEIVTDGPVPKFVPEVAQVSFSGRAGRDRDQRVVYVTERAVLELRDEGLTVVEIAPGVDLQRDVLGRAAIPLLVAEDLRLMDADLFVEDAHEFDLRVARPRPELDVEVAR; translated from the coding sequence ATGCGTACGCCACTCGTCCTCGACCCGGACCGGGCCGCCGCCCTCGTCCGCGACGGGGCCACCGTCTCGGTCTCGTCGTCCTCGGGGCTGGGCTGCCCGGACCGGGTGCTCGAGGCGCTCGGCGACCGCTTCACCGCCACCGGCTCGCCGAGGGCGCTGACCTCCCTGCACCCGATCGCGGCGGGGGACATGTACGGCATCAAGGGCGTGGACCACATCGCCCGGCCGGGCATGCTGCGGCGGATCTTCGCCGGCAGCCTGCCGTCGGGGCCGTCCCGGTTCGACCCGCCGCTCGTGCGCCGGCTCATCGAGTCGGGCGAGGTGGAGGCCTACAACATCCCCTCGGGCGTGCTGTTCCAGATGCACCGGGCGGCCGCCGCCCGCCAGCCCGGCGTGCTCACCGACGTCGGGCGCGGCACCTACGCCGACCCGGCGCTGGGCGGGGCGCGGATGAACGCCGCGACCCCGGAGTTCGTCTCGGTGGAGCGGGTGGCCGGGGCGGACTGGCTGTTCTACCCGGCGGTGCCGGTGGACGTGGCGATCATCCGTGCCACCACCGCCGACCCGCTGGGCAACCTCAGCTACGAGCACGAGGCCAGCCGCCTCGGTGCCCTCGACCAGGCCTACGCCGCCCACAACAACGGCGGCCTCGTCATCGCCCAGGTCGAGCGTCAGGTCGGGGAGCGGCTCCCGCCGGCGCGGGTGCACGTGCCCGGCATCCTCGTCGACGTCGTCGTCGTGGTGCCCGAGCAGATGCAGACCACCCAGACCCAGTACGACCCCGCCCTCTCGGGGGAGGAGATGCGCTCGCTGGAGCAGATCGAGCCGCTGCCGTGGGGGCCGGAGAAGGTCATCGCGCGCCGTGCCGCCCGCGAGCTGCACCGCGACGACATCGTCAACCTCGGTTTCGGCCTCTCCGCCGGCGTGCCGCGGGTGGTGCTCGAGGCGGAGCACCAGGACGAGATGACATGGGTGCTCGAGCAGGGCCCGGTGGGGGGCTTCCCGCTCACCGACTTCGCCTTCGGCTCGGCGCTCAACCCGCACGCGATCATGCAGAGCGCCGACCAGTTCACCCTGCTCCAGGGCGGCGGCATCGACGTCTCCCTGCTCTCCTTCCTCGAGGTCTCCGCCGCCGGGGACGTCAACGTCTCCCACCTGCCCGCGCACTCCCACGTCACCGCCGGCATCGGCGGGTTCGCCGACATCACCGCCCACGCGCCGGTCATCGTCTTCTCCGGCTACTTCACGGCCGGGCGTGGGCGCGAGCTGGTCGTCGGTGACGGGCGGCTGGAGATCGTCACGGACGGTCCGGTGCCGAAGTTCGTGCCCGAGGTGGCGCAGGTGTCCTTCTCCGGCCGGGCTGGGCGCGACCGCGACCAGCGGGTGGTCTACGTGACCGAGCGGGCGGTGCTGGAGCTGCGTGACGAGGGGCTGACCGTCGTGGAGATCGCCCCGGGGGTGGACCTGCAGCGCGACGTGCTCGGCCGTGCGGCGATCCCGCTGCTCGTGGCGGAGGACCTGCGGCTCATGGACGCGGACCTCTTCGTCGAGGACGCGCACGAGTTCGACCTCCGGGTCGCGCGGCCGCGGCCGGAGCTCGACGTCGAGGTGGCGCGTTGA
- a CDS encoding TRAP transporter substrate-binding protein, with amino-acid sequence MRTSLPTTRRVRAGAAAAGLSLTLVLAACGGASDETEGDDAAAPANDGETFTLIAGHQLAADTPFDEGLDEFARLVEEKTEGQVTVEVHPNAELGTETDMFQAMQNGTMDVAIVAPGSIAEFVPQVSILSMPFLVTSREQRDEIIEGPIAEELAATIEETSGIVPMSYFGGGVRQMFFTEPAESLDDIQGRLFRVQPSEVLTNAFGAVGLEPTVVAYNELYNALQTGVVEGAENESVYIDSQKFYEPAPNILLTNHEVTIRPLIIGSQTLERLPEDLREAVLEAGEEAGAFERELEAQVDDEKLAALGEMEGVTITEVDTAGVEEQVRPVWEQYAAEWGAEDMLEQILELRQ; translated from the coding sequence ATGCGCACCTCCCTCCCCACCACCCGACGCGTCCGAGCCGGGGCCGCCGCCGCGGGCCTCTCCCTCACGCTCGTCCTCGCCGCGTGCGGCGGGGCTTCCGACGAGACCGAGGGCGACGACGCCGCGGCCCCGGCGAACGACGGCGAGACCTTCACCCTCATCGCCGGCCACCAGCTCGCCGCCGACACCCCCTTCGACGAGGGCCTGGACGAGTTCGCCCGCCTGGTCGAGGAGAAGACCGAGGGCCAGGTCACCGTCGAGGTCCACCCCAACGCCGAGCTCGGCACCGAGACCGACATGTTCCAGGCCATGCAGAACGGCACCATGGACGTCGCGATCGTCGCCCCCGGCTCGATCGCCGAGTTCGTCCCGCAGGTCTCGATCCTGTCCATGCCGTTCCTCGTCACCAGCCGTGAGCAGCGCGACGAGATCATCGAGGGCCCCATCGCCGAGGAGCTCGCCGCCACGATCGAGGAGACGTCGGGCATCGTCCCGATGAGCTACTTCGGCGGTGGCGTCCGCCAGATGTTCTTCACCGAGCCGGCCGAGTCCCTCGACGACATCCAGGGCCGCCTCTTCCGCGTCCAGCCCTCCGAGGTGCTCACCAACGCGTTCGGTGCCGTCGGTCTCGAGCCCACGGTCGTGGCCTACAACGAGCTCTACAACGCCCTGCAGACCGGCGTGGTCGAGGGCGCGGAGAACGAGTCCGTCTACATCGACAGCCAGAAGTTCTACGAGCCGGCGCCGAACATCCTCCTGACCAACCACGAGGTGACGATCCGCCCGCTCATCATCGGGTCCCAGACGCTCGAGCGTCTGCCCGAGGACCTGCGTGAGGCGGTCCTCGAGGCCGGTGAGGAGGCCGGCGCGTTCGAGCGTGAGCTCGAGGCGCAGGTCGACGACGAGAAGCTGGCGGCCCTGGGGGAGATGGAGGGCGTGACCATCACCGAGGTCGACACCGCCGGCGTCGAGGAGCAGGTCCGCCCGGTCTGGGAGCAGTACGCCGCCGAGTGGGGCGCCGAGGACATGCTCGAGCAGATCCTCGAGCTGCGGCAGTGA
- a CDS encoding TRAP transporter small permease, which yields MTAVADRLYRLTLGAVTLLLGVLTVVVSYQVMGRYVPFIPRALWTEEIARLCLEWLVFLGAALAVRRNEHFIIDVVPSRYEAKVARPLQVVILAFLAVAAVAIFLGGLAFAETGASRTSTTSGIQLVWAFSAVPVAAVITLVFIAELALRTFRGESVAAFGDRLVDETAYTSGARGVEGAGE from the coding sequence GTGACGGCAGTCGCCGACCGCCTCTACCGGCTCACCCTGGGGGCGGTCACCCTCCTCCTCGGCGTCCTCACCGTCGTCGTCTCCTACCAGGTGATGGGCCGCTACGTGCCGTTCATCCCCCGGGCCCTGTGGACCGAGGAGATCGCCCGCCTCTGCCTGGAGTGGCTGGTCTTCCTCGGGGCCGCGCTGGCGGTTCGGCGCAACGAGCACTTCATCATCGACGTCGTGCCATCCAGGTACGAGGCGAAGGTGGCCCGGCCGCTGCAGGTCGTCATCCTGGCGTTCCTCGCGGTCGCGGCCGTGGCGATCTTCCTCGGCGGGCTCGCGTTCGCCGAGACCGGGGCGAGCCGGACCTCGACGACATCCGGCATCCAGCTGGTCTGGGCGTTCTCCGCCGTCCCCGTGGCGGCCGTCATCACCCTGGTCTTCATCGCCGAGCTGGCTCTGCGGACCTTCCGCGGGGAGTCCGTGGCCGCGTTCGGCGACCGGCTCGTGGACGAGACCGCCTACACCTCGGGCGCCCGCGGCGTCGAAGGAGCTGGTGAGTGA